In a single window of the Luteibacter rhizovicinus DSM 16549 genome:
- the purD gene encoding phosphoribosylamine--glycine ligase: MKVLVIGGGGREHALAWKLAQSARVDEVIVAPGNAGTAREPGLRNVPVAVTDIDGLLALAQSEGVGLTVVGPEVPLVAGVVDRFAAAGLRCFGPTARAAQLEGSKAFAKDFLARHQIPTAHYAVFTELAPAIAHVRGTGAPIVIKADGLAAGKGVVVAMTLEEAEAALEDMLGQQAFGDASSRVVIEEFLDGEEASFIVIADGRHALPMATSQDHKRRDDGDLGPNTGGMGAYSPAPVVTDDVSARVMREIIQPTLDGMAADGTPFTGFLYAGLMIDKAGAAKVIEFNVRFGDPETQPIMLRLSSDLVDLVEAALDGDVTVARAEWDARPSIGVVLAAAGYPGKVRTGDVIEGAEQDFGREVKVFHAGTAANEQGAAVSAGGRVLTVCALGADLAEARTRAYAAIGRIGLAGAFYRNDIAHRALRRG; this comes from the coding sequence ATGAAAGTCCTCGTTATCGGCGGCGGTGGCCGCGAACACGCGCTGGCCTGGAAGCTTGCACAGTCCGCGCGCGTGGACGAGGTCATCGTGGCACCGGGTAACGCGGGTACGGCCCGCGAGCCCGGCCTGCGCAATGTGCCGGTGGCGGTGACGGATATCGACGGCCTCCTCGCGCTGGCGCAGAGCGAGGGCGTCGGCCTTACCGTGGTCGGACCCGAAGTGCCCCTGGTCGCCGGCGTGGTGGATCGCTTCGCCGCCGCCGGCCTGCGCTGCTTCGGGCCCACGGCCCGTGCCGCCCAGCTCGAAGGCAGCAAGGCCTTTGCGAAAGATTTCCTGGCCCGCCACCAGATTCCCACCGCGCATTACGCCGTGTTCACCGAACTGGCGCCGGCGATCGCGCACGTGCGCGGCACCGGCGCGCCGATCGTCATCAAGGCCGACGGCCTCGCCGCCGGCAAGGGCGTCGTGGTGGCCATGACGCTCGAGGAAGCGGAGGCGGCGCTGGAAGACATGCTTGGCCAGCAGGCGTTCGGCGACGCCTCGTCGCGCGTCGTCATCGAGGAATTCCTCGATGGCGAGGAAGCCAGCTTCATTGTCATCGCCGATGGCAGGCATGCCTTGCCCATGGCCACCAGCCAGGATCACAAGCGTCGCGACGACGGTGATCTCGGCCCGAACACGGGCGGCATGGGGGCATACTCGCCCGCGCCCGTGGTGACCGACGACGTTTCCGCCCGCGTCATGCGCGAGATCATCCAGCCCACGCTCGATGGCATGGCTGCCGACGGCACCCCCTTCACCGGATTTCTCTACGCGGGCCTGATGATCGACAAGGCGGGTGCCGCCAAGGTCATCGAGTTCAACGTGCGCTTTGGCGATCCCGAGACGCAGCCGATCATGCTTCGCCTGTCGTCCGACCTCGTCGACCTCGTCGAAGCCGCTCTGGACGGCGACGTGACGGTGGCGCGCGCCGAATGGGATGCACGCCCCTCGATCGGTGTCGTACTCGCCGCCGCCGGATATCCCGGCAAGGTGCGAACGGGTGATGTCATCGAAGGCGCTGAGCAGGACTTCGGTCGCGAGGTGAAGGTGTTCCATGCCGGTACCGCAGCCAACGAGCAAGGTGCGGCGGTGAGTGCGGGCGGTCGCGTGCTGACCGTTTGCGCGCTGGGCGCGGATCTGGCCGAGGCCCGCACCCGGGCCTATGCGGCGATCGGCCGGATCGGCCTGGCGGGGGCCTTCTATCGGAACGACATCGCGCATCGCGCCCTGCGGCGCGGTTGA
- a CDS encoding L-threonylcarbamoyladenylate synthase, giving the protein MHQYTTATVDAAAALLRGGGVLAYPTEAVYGLGCDPHHRAAFDRLFALKGRPATQGVLLIAADFDQIAPYIDLAAVPAAVLADVRTSWPGPHTWIFPRSERVPEWVAGAHAGIALRVTAHAPAAALCRAFGAPLVSTSANPHGEPPARDVATLERYFGDRLDGALEAALGGQERPTTIRDALSGAIIRA; this is encoded by the coding sequence ATGCACCAGTACACGACGGCCACGGTCGACGCTGCCGCCGCGCTCCTGCGTGGTGGTGGTGTGCTCGCTTATCCCACCGAGGCCGTGTATGGCCTCGGCTGCGATCCGCACCATCGCGCCGCCTTCGACCGCCTGTTCGCGCTGAAGGGACGGCCGGCGACACAAGGCGTGCTGCTCATCGCCGCCGACTTCGACCAGATCGCACCCTATATCGATCTCGCCGCCGTGCCGGCGGCGGTACTCGCCGACGTTCGGACCTCCTGGCCCGGGCCGCATACCTGGATTTTTCCACGTAGCGAGCGGGTCCCCGAGTGGGTCGCTGGCGCGCATGCGGGCATTGCCTTGCGCGTGACCGCGCACGCGCCTGCGGCGGCCTTGTGCCGCGCCTTCGGCGCGCCGCTGGTCTCGACCAGCGCCAACCCCCACGGTGAACCGCCCGCAAGGGACGTTGCCACCCTCGAGCGCTACTTCGGCGATCGCCTGGATGGCGCGCTCGAGGCCGCGCTGGGCGGGCAGGAGCGACCCACCACCATCCGTGACGCCCTCAGCGGCGCTATCATCCGCGCCTGA
- a CDS encoding LysM peptidoglycan-binding domain-containing protein: protein MIKKFAMLLGGMFFTVAVYAAAAQLRPDHPDTYTVRKGDTLWDISARFLSKPWLWPEIWQANPQVRNPHLIYPGDVLNLSMNGGNAHLGLQPRVRTDADAVTAIPLADLRMFLKELRVMNADEVEQAPYLVGFEESRLRATPGNKIYAKDLNSARPGQRWAIVRPTNRFRDHDGDPGNIDMLNNREHGSFVADELDSDASMAPGPWREDSRHDTHNGRGTDQGVEVSVIGTAEVIATNGEVASLILVDSTLEVRKGDRLMQIDDKPYDPYFYPHAPKAMPADARLIGFTDALSGAGSRQVVSISAGTADGIDNGTTFTVMSQGDKVPDEVSGNYERRDTSPKVQLPDEYGGHVMVFRTFDHVSYALVMDALRPLRKGDKLTLPE from the coding sequence ATGATCAAGAAGTTCGCCATGCTGCTGGGCGGCATGTTTTTCACCGTGGCCGTTTATGCCGCGGCGGCCCAGCTCCGTCCCGATCACCCGGACACCTATACGGTGCGCAAGGGCGACACACTGTGGGACATTTCGGCGCGCTTTCTGAGCAAGCCGTGGCTCTGGCCGGAGATCTGGCAGGCCAACCCACAGGTGCGCAACCCGCATCTGATCTACCCGGGTGACGTGCTGAACCTGTCGATGAATGGCGGTAACGCCCATCTCGGGCTCCAGCCGCGCGTGCGTACCGATGCCGATGCCGTCACGGCCATCCCGCTGGCGGACCTGCGCATGTTCCTCAAGGAACTGCGTGTGATGAACGCGGACGAGGTCGAGCAGGCACCGTACCTGGTCGGCTTCGAAGAAAGCCGCCTGCGTGCCACCCCGGGCAACAAGATCTACGCCAAGGACCTGAACTCGGCCAGGCCGGGCCAGCGCTGGGCCATCGTCCGTCCGACGAACCGGTTCCGCGATCACGACGGCGATCCGGGCAACATCGACATGCTCAACAATCGTGAGCATGGCTCGTTCGTCGCCGACGAACTCGACAGCGACGCCTCCATGGCGCCGGGCCCGTGGCGCGAGGATTCTCGCCACGACACCCACAATGGCCGGGGCACCGACCAGGGCGTCGAGGTTTCCGTCATCGGCACGGCCGAAGTCATCGCCACCAATGGCGAAGTCGCCAGCCTGATCCTTGTCGATTCGACGCTCGAAGTCCGCAAGGGCGATCGCCTGATGCAGATCGACGACAAGCCGTACGACCCGTACTTCTACCCGCACGCGCCCAAGGCGATGCCGGCGGATGCCCGCCTGATCGGTTTCACCGATGCGCTCAGCGGTGCCGGTAGCCGCCAGGTGGTCTCCATCTCGGCCGGCACGGCGGATGGCATCGACAACGGCACGACGTTCACGGTCATGAGCCAGGGCGACAAGGTCCCCGACGAAGTGTCCGGCAACTACGAGCGTCGCGACACCTCGCCCAAGGTGCAGCTGCCGGATGAGTATGGTGGCCACGTCATGGTCTTCCGTACCTTCGACCATGTCAGCTACGCCCTGGTCATGGATGCGCTGCGTCCGCTCAGGAAGGGCGACAAGCTCACCCTTCCAGAGTAA
- a CDS encoding DNA topoisomerase I — translation MAKNLLIVESPAKAKTINKYLGPDFQVLASYGHVRDLRPKEGAVDPDHGFAMAYEVIDRNEKHVDAIAKAAKAASSIYLATDLDREGEAISWHISEILRERGLLEGKDVQRVVFSEITPRAIKEAVANPRKLSHDLVDAQQARRALDYLVGFNLSPVLWRKVQRGLSAGRVQSPALRMIVERELEIEAFTAREYWTIQANMAHPQGDFDARLVKLDGKKFEQFDLTNEADATAARAALEKAAAGKFTVGEVTSRERKRRPAPPFTTSTLQQEAARKLGFSTSRTMRVAQGLYEGVSLGSEGNVGLISYMRTDSVALSDDAVSELRELIAREYGKGALPDAVQVYKSKSKNAQEAHEAIRPTSAMHMPRTVASFLNDDQRKLYELIWKRTVACQMVHATLNTVSVEFPVEQSAFRATGTTVIDPGFLAVYEEGKDQKNEDDDEQRRLPRLAQGDVVPVAAVVADQHFTEPPPRFSEASLVKTLEEYGIGRPSTYASIIQVLLSREYVLLESRRFRPTDVGRAVSQFLSGHFAQYVDYDFTARLEDELDAVSRGEEAWVPLLERFWLPFKTLVDDKTESVDRNEATGARELGEDPKSGKPVSVRLGRYGAYAQIGSKDDEAKPTYASLRPGQSMHTITLEDAMELFKLPRNLGQSEAGEDITVGVGRFGPFVKQGSTYASLKPEDDPYTIELPRALQLVQEKLEAIANRIIADFGNDIQVLNGRYGPYITDGEKNARIPKDREPKTLTLPECVELLAAAPVKKPRGGKAAKKTATKKAAAKKAATKKAAAPKDATAKKTAVKKTAVKKTATKKAATKKTAAKKTAVKKAAAKKAPAKSAAAKAVSPSVD, via the coding sequence ATGGCTAAGAACCTCCTCATCGTCGAATCGCCGGCCAAGGCCAAGACGATCAACAAGTACCTGGGGCCCGACTTCCAGGTGCTGGCGTCGTATGGCCACGTGCGCGACCTGCGACCGAAGGAGGGCGCGGTCGATCCCGATCACGGCTTCGCCATGGCCTACGAGGTCATCGATCGCAACGAGAAACACGTCGACGCCATCGCCAAGGCGGCCAAGGCGGCGTCCAGCATCTATCTCGCGACCGACTTGGATCGCGAAGGTGAGGCGATCTCCTGGCACATCAGCGAGATCCTCCGCGAGCGCGGCCTGCTCGAGGGCAAGGACGTCCAGCGTGTGGTCTTCAGCGAGATCACGCCGCGCGCCATCAAGGAAGCCGTGGCCAACCCGCGCAAGCTGTCCCACGACCTCGTGGACGCCCAGCAAGCCCGCCGCGCCCTCGACTACCTGGTCGGCTTCAATCTGTCGCCGGTGCTCTGGCGCAAGGTGCAGCGCGGCCTGTCCGCCGGCCGCGTGCAGTCGCCGGCCCTGCGCATGATCGTCGAGCGCGAGCTGGAGATCGAAGCCTTCACGGCACGCGAGTACTGGACCATCCAGGCCAACATGGCCCACCCGCAGGGCGACTTCGACGCCCGCCTGGTCAAGCTCGACGGCAAGAAGTTCGAACAGTTCGACCTGACCAACGAGGCCGATGCCACGGCCGCACGCGCGGCGCTGGAGAAGGCTGCCGCCGGCAAGTTCACCGTGGGCGAAGTGACCAGCCGTGAGCGAAAGCGCCGTCCGGCGCCGCCGTTCACCACCTCCACGTTGCAGCAGGAGGCCGCGCGCAAGCTCGGCTTCTCGACCAGTCGCACCATGCGCGTGGCCCAGGGCCTCTATGAGGGCGTGTCGTTGGGTAGCGAGGGCAACGTCGGCCTGATCAGCTACATGCGTACCGACTCGGTGGCCCTGTCCGACGACGCCGTGTCCGAACTGCGCGAGCTGATCGCGCGCGAATACGGCAAGGGCGCCTTGCCCGACGCCGTCCAGGTCTACAAGTCCAAGTCGAAGAACGCCCAGGAAGCGCATGAGGCGATCCGCCCCACCTCGGCCATGCACATGCCGCGCACCGTGGCGTCGTTCCTCAACGACGACCAGCGCAAGCTTTACGAACTGATCTGGAAGCGCACCGTCGCCTGCCAGATGGTCCACGCCACGCTCAACACGGTCTCGGTGGAGTTCCCGGTCGAGCAGTCGGCATTCCGCGCCACCGGTACCACCGTGATCGATCCGGGCTTCCTCGCCGTCTACGAGGAAGGCAAGGATCAGAAGAACGAGGACGACGACGAGCAGCGTCGCCTGCCGCGCCTGGCCCAGGGCGATGTCGTGCCCGTCGCTGCCGTCGTGGCCGACCAGCACTTCACCGAGCCGCCGCCGCGCTTCTCCGAAGCCAGCCTGGTCAAGACGCTCGAGGAATACGGCATCGGCCGCCCGTCCACGTATGCAAGCATCATCCAGGTGCTGCTCAGCCGTGAGTACGTGCTGCTGGAAAGCCGCCGCTTCCGTCCGACCGACGTCGGTCGCGCCGTGAGCCAGTTCCTCTCCGGCCACTTCGCGCAGTACGTGGATTACGACTTCACCGCCCGCCTCGAAGACGAGCTGGACGCGGTGAGTCGTGGCGAAGAAGCCTGGGTGCCCCTGCTCGAGCGCTTCTGGCTGCCGTTCAAGACCCTGGTGGACGACAAGACCGAATCGGTCGATCGCAACGAGGCCACCGGCGCGCGCGAACTGGGCGAAGACCCCAAGAGTGGCAAGCCGGTCTCGGTACGCCTGGGTCGCTACGGCGCCTACGCGCAGATCGGCAGCAAGGATGACGAGGCCAAGCCGACCTACGCCAGCCTGCGCCCCGGCCAGAGCATGCACACGATCACGCTCGAGGATGCGATGGAGCTGTTCAAGCTGCCGCGCAACCTCGGTCAGTCCGAGGCGGGTGAGGACATCACCGTCGGCGTCGGTCGCTTCGGTCCCTTCGTGAAGCAGGGCAGCACGTATGCCTCGCTCAAGCCCGAAGACGATCCGTACACCATCGAGCTGCCGCGCGCGCTCCAGCTGGTGCAGGAGAAGCTCGAGGCCATCGCCAACCGCATCATCGCCGACTTCGGCAACGACATTCAGGTGCTCAACGGTCGCTACGGTCCGTACATCACCGACGGCGAGAAGAACGCGCGCATTCCCAAGGACCGCGAGCCGAAGACGCTGACCCTGCCCGAGTGCGTCGAGCTCCTGGCGGCCGCGCCGGTGAAGAAGCCGCGTGGCGGCAAGGCGGCGAAGAAGACGGCCACCAAGAAGGCCGCGGCCAAGAAAGCGGCGACCAAGAAGGCCGCCGCGCCGAAGGACGCCACGGCCAAGAAGACGGCCGTAAAGAAGACGGCGGTCAAGAAGACGGCAACGAAGAAAGCGGCGACGAAGAAGACGGCAGCGAAGAAAACCGCCGTGAAGAAAGCCGCCGCCAAGAAGGCGCCTGCCAAGTCCGCGGCCGCCAAGGCGGTATCCCCGTCCGTCGACTGA
- a CDS encoding MFS transporter — protein sequence MSQFSLLTKRRFAPFFWTQALGAFNDNAFRNAMVMLVAFQMALPDAQVSLYTNLAPALFILPYFLFSATAGQIAEKFEKTRLIRYVKLFEIAAMVVAAIGFFTHHISLLLVVLFLMGMHSTMFGPIKYSILPQALERDELVGGNALVEMGTQLAMLVGMIVGNSLMLIAGYGTLAASLTTIAIAVTGYLVSRSIPAAPATAPQLKFNWNPLSETWRVLKLTHEDRAIFNAVLGISWFWFFGTVMIAQLPNYTRHVLGGDGSVNTLALTLFSIGTGVGSLLCERLSGKRVEIGLVPIGAFGLTVFAVDLFFAHPAVTAGATLGWTAFLAVPGAWRVALDLTMIGAFAGFYVVPLFAFVQSRAPRERLSRIIAGNNIVNALLICIASGFGIGLTAFGLSVPTIFLITGLINIAVAVYIFTLVPEFMMRFITWILVHSLYRVRVDGLKNVPDEGAALVVCNHVSFMDPLILMASVRRPMRFVMYYKIFNIPVLNFVFRTAKAIPIAGRNEDPAQLARAFELIDEALAAGEVVCIFPEGGLTKDGGIATFRPGVDQILARRPVPVVPLALRGMWGSIFSRRDSAMHRSRLPRRFWSKVELVGGSPLKASDANAAVLEARVSELRGDRA from the coding sequence ATGTCTCAGTTCTCCCTGTTGACGAAGCGACGCTTCGCACCCTTCTTCTGGACGCAGGCGCTCGGCGCGTTCAACGACAATGCCTTCCGCAACGCGATGGTCATGCTCGTCGCGTTCCAGATGGCCTTGCCCGATGCCCAGGTGTCGCTCTACACGAACCTCGCGCCCGCGCTGTTCATCCTTCCGTACTTTCTGTTTTCGGCAACGGCCGGACAGATTGCCGAGAAGTTCGAGAAAACCCGCCTCATCCGCTACGTGAAGCTGTTCGAGATCGCGGCGATGGTCGTCGCGGCGATCGGCTTCTTCACCCACCACATTTCCCTGCTGCTGGTGGTGCTGTTCCTGATGGGCATGCACTCGACGATGTTCGGTCCGATCAAGTATTCGATCCTGCCGCAGGCGCTCGAACGCGACGAGCTGGTCGGTGGCAATGCGCTGGTCGAGATGGGCACGCAGCTGGCCATGCTGGTCGGCATGATCGTCGGCAACTCGCTGATGCTGATTGCTGGCTACGGCACGCTCGCGGCGTCGCTGACGACGATTGCGATCGCGGTCACCGGCTACCTGGTGAGTCGTTCCATTCCTGCCGCGCCGGCCACGGCCCCGCAACTGAAATTCAACTGGAATCCCCTGAGCGAAACCTGGCGCGTGCTCAAGCTCACCCATGAAGACCGCGCCATCTTCAATGCGGTGCTGGGTATCTCCTGGTTCTGGTTCTTCGGCACCGTGATGATCGCGCAGCTGCCCAACTACACCCGTCATGTGCTGGGTGGCGACGGCTCGGTGAATACGCTGGCGCTCACGCTGTTCTCGATCGGCACCGGCGTGGGCTCGCTGCTTTGCGAACGTCTCTCCGGCAAGCGTGTTGAAATCGGTCTCGTGCCGATCGGCGCTTTTGGCTTGACGGTCTTCGCGGTCGACCTGTTCTTCGCGCACCCGGCCGTGACGGCTGGCGCGACGCTAGGCTGGACCGCCTTCCTCGCCGTGCCGGGGGCATGGCGCGTCGCGCTCGACCTCACGATGATCGGCGCATTCGCCGGCTTCTACGTCGTACCGCTGTTCGCCTTCGTGCAGAGCCGCGCGCCACGCGAACGCCTGTCGCGCATCATCGCCGGCAACAACATCGTCAACGCGCTGTTGATCTGCATCGCATCGGGATTCGGCATCGGCCTGACCGCCTTCGGCCTCAGCGTGCCGACAATCTTCCTCATCACCGGCCTGATCAATATCGCCGTCGCGGTATACATCTTCACGCTCGTGCCCGAGTTCATGATGCGGTTCATCACCTGGATCCTCGTGCATTCGCTTTACCGCGTGCGCGTGGATGGGCTGAAAAACGTGCCGGACGAAGGCGCCGCGCTGGTCGTCTGCAACCATGTGAGCTTCATGGATCCGCTGATCCTGATGGCCAGCGTGCGCCGACCGATGCGCTTCGTCATGTACTACAAGATCTTCAACATCCCGGTATTGAACTTTGTGTTCCGCACGGCCAAGGCGATCCCGATTGCCGGGCGCAACGAAGATCCCGCGCAGCTGGCACGGGCCTTCGAGCTGATCGACGAGGCCTTGGCCGCGGGCGAAGTGGTATGCATCTTCCCCGAAGGTGGGCTCACCAAGGACGGCGGCATCGCGACATTCCGTCCAGGCGTGGACCAGATCCTCGCGCGCCGTCCGGTGCCGGTCGTGCCGCTGGCGCTGCGTGGCATGTGGGGCAGCATCTTCAGCCGACGCGATAGCGCCATGCACCGCTCGCGCCTGCCGCGCCGGTTCTGGTCGAAGGTCGAGCTGGTCGGTGGCTCGCCGCTGAAGGCGAGCGACGCGAATGCGGCGGTGCTGGAGGCGCGGGTAAGCGAACTGCGCGGCGACCGGGCCTGA
- a CDS encoding AMP-binding protein, which yields MSGRPGAPSLPLLVGSLSRVVAWRDGHAVTATTFLAHVRQVAASLPDAESAVNLCEDRYAFLVAFTALVLRGQTNLLPPSRAAHAVDEVMANHPGAYAIGELDLSPSPPGYLRMPALDDVPPAEGSIPSIPADAVVAIGYTSGSTGKPKPNLKTWGSFVASNAGNASMLGLAIGDAFHVVATVPPQHMYGMEMSVLMPLLSDVSVHAGRPFFPADVATALASLPEPRVLVTTPVHLRALIESGVGLPSLAAFVSATAPMPVELARSAESHFDAPLYEVFGSTETCVFASRRTAIDDDWKLYDDVVLHPQPDGTLVDAPQLGEPIVLADIVSLHDEGRRFRLRGRNTDLLEIAGKRASLGDLNRRLLAIDGVSDGVLFQLDEADAAGIRRIAGLVVAPTLTVDAVLNALRHAMDPVFLPRPLRLVDALPRNETGKLPRAQLIELIGQR from the coding sequence ATGTCCGGGCGCCCAGGCGCACCGTCGCTGCCGTTGCTCGTTGGCTCGCTCTCCCGCGTCGTGGCCTGGCGCGACGGACATGCCGTCACAGCGACGACCTTCCTGGCCCACGTGCGTCAGGTGGCGGCCTCGCTTCCCGACGCCGAGAGCGCGGTCAACCTCTGCGAGGATCGCTACGCCTTCCTCGTCGCGTTTACGGCCCTGGTGCTGCGCGGCCAGACGAACCTCCTGCCGCCCTCACGTGCCGCCCACGCCGTCGACGAAGTGATGGCGAATCATCCCGGCGCCTACGCTATCGGTGAGCTCGACCTGTCGCCCTCACCACCGGGTTACCTGCGCATGCCGGCGCTCGACGATGTACCGCCCGCCGAAGGGAGTATTCCGTCCATTCCGGCAGACGCCGTGGTCGCCATCGGCTACACCTCGGGATCCACCGGCAAGCCGAAGCCGAACCTCAAGACGTGGGGCAGCTTCGTCGCCAGCAATGCCGGCAACGCCAGCATGCTCGGGCTCGCGATCGGCGATGCGTTCCATGTCGTGGCCACGGTGCCGCCGCAACACATGTACGGCATGGAGATGTCCGTACTCATGCCGCTGCTTTCCGACGTCAGCGTGCATGCCGGTCGGCCCTTCTTCCCGGCGGACGTCGCGACGGCGCTCGCCTCGCTACCCGAACCGCGCGTGCTGGTGACGACACCGGTGCACCTGCGTGCCTTGATCGAATCCGGCGTCGGCCTGCCATCACTGGCCGCGTTCGTATCGGCCACGGCACCGATGCCTGTCGAACTGGCCCGGTCGGCCGAATCCCACTTCGATGCACCGTTGTACGAAGTTTTCGGTTCTACCGAAACCTGCGTCTTCGCCAGCCGGCGCACGGCGATCGACGACGACTGGAAGCTCTACGACGATGTGGTGCTGCATCCGCAGCCCGATGGCACGTTGGTCGACGCGCCCCAATTGGGCGAGCCCATCGTGCTGGCCGACATCGTGTCGCTGCACGACGAGGGGCGTCGCTTCCGTCTGCGCGGGCGCAACACCGATCTGCTCGAGATTGCCGGCAAGCGTGCCTCGTTGGGCGATCTCAACCGCCGTCTGCTCGCCATCGACGGTGTCAGCGACGGCGTGCTGTTCCAGCTGGACGAGGCGGACGCCGCGGGCATTCGCCGTATCGCAGGCCTCGTCGTTGCCCCCACGCTGACCGTCGACGCCGTTCTCAACGCACTACGCCATGCCATGGACCCGGTGTTCCTGCCCCGGCCGTTGCGCCTGGTCGATGCGTTGCCGCGCAACGAAACCGGCAAGCTGCCGCGCGCCCAGCTGATCGAACTCATCGGCCAGCGCTGA
- the def gene encoding peptide deformylase, with amino-acid sequence MSTLPILEFPDPRLRTVAAPVTVFDDELKQFVADMYETMYAANGVGLAATQVNVHKRVLVADMSDDRNEPMVLINPEILERDGQQVYQEGCLSFPGIYADVTRALHVKVRAQDASGAEIMVDVEGPLAVCIQHEMDHLAGKVFVDYLSPLKRGMLLKRMDKQRKASA; translated from the coding sequence GTGTCCACCCTACCTATCCTGGAATTTCCTGACCCGCGCCTGCGCACCGTCGCCGCCCCGGTCACCGTCTTCGACGACGAACTGAAGCAGTTTGTCGCCGATATGTACGAAACCATGTACGCCGCCAACGGCGTCGGCCTGGCTGCCACCCAGGTGAACGTGCACAAGCGCGTCCTGGTGGCGGACATGAGCGACGACCGGAACGAGCCGATGGTGCTGATCAACCCCGAGATTCTCGAGAGGGACGGTCAGCAGGTCTATCAGGAAGGCTGCCTGTCCTTCCCGGGTATCTATGCCGATGTGACCCGCGCCTTGCACGTCAAGGTTCGCGCGCAGGACGCCTCGGGCGCCGAGATCATGGTGGACGTGGAAGGCCCCCTGGCCGTCTGCATCCAGCACGAGATGGATCACCTCGCCGGCAAGGTCTTCGTCGACTACCTCTCGCCGCTCAAGCGCGGGATGCTCCTGAAGCGCATGGACAAGCAGCGCAAGGCAAGCGCCTGA
- the dprA gene encoding DNA-processing protein DprA, producing MIDSDDLREWLILLRTPGMNARRLREGLVSRGGATPLLGWLTRHGDALGAEGRAWVAAPDEAVLARDLAWLAGDDQRLLRCTDEDFPPQLEAIPDPPAALFVKGDASLLLRPQIAIVGARRAQAPGLANARRFAEALAVGGLLVTSGMADGVDGAAHEAALDAGEPTIAVIGTGPDRVYPRKHHALARRIAAHGALVSEYPPGVASHARHFPQRNRIIAGLSLGVLVIEAGLRSGSLITARVAGEQGREVFALPGSIHNALAEGCHALIAEGARLVQRADEILGVLAPAAVELGAELRARLERSDAGTAVGRRKTGPFDWRQDEEYRRLLDAMGYDPASLDALIGTTGFTAGALSSMLLMLELEGEVASLPGNRYQRVV from the coding sequence ATGATCGATTCCGACGACCTCCGCGAGTGGCTGATCCTCCTTCGTACCCCGGGCATGAATGCTCGTCGCCTCCGCGAGGGCCTGGTCAGCCGGGGCGGTGCCACTCCCCTGCTTGGCTGGCTGACCCGCCACGGAGACGCGCTCGGCGCGGAGGGGCGCGCCTGGGTTGCCGCTCCGGACGAAGCCGTCCTGGCTCGCGACCTCGCCTGGCTGGCAGGCGACGACCAGCGGCTCCTGCGCTGCACCGATGAGGATTTCCCGCCTCAGCTCGAGGCCATCCCCGACCCGCCGGCCGCGCTCTTCGTCAAGGGCGACGCCTCGCTGCTCCTGCGCCCCCAGATTGCCATCGTCGGAGCCCGCCGCGCCCAGGCCCCGGGTCTGGCCAACGCCAGGCGCTTCGCCGAAGCGCTCGCCGTGGGTGGCCTGCTGGTCACCAGCGGGATGGCCGACGGTGTCGATGGCGCGGCCCACGAGGCCGCCCTGGATGCCGGCGAGCCCACCATCGCGGTCATCGGGACCGGTCCCGACCGGGTTTACCCGCGCAAGCACCACGCCCTGGCGCGACGTATCGCGGCTCACGGCGCCCTCGTCAGCGAATACCCGCCTGGGGTGGCTTCGCACGCGCGCCACTTTCCCCAGCGCAACCGGATCATCGCCGGGCTCAGTCTGGGCGTGCTGGTCATCGAAGCGGGGCTGCGATCGGGGTCGCTGATCACGGCCCGTGTCGCCGGGGAACAGGGGCGCGAGGTCTTTGCCCTGCCGGGATCCATTCACAATGCGCTCGCCGAAGGCTGTCACGCTCTCATCGCCGAGGGTGCGCGCCTGGTCCAGCGAGCCGATGAGATTCTAGGCGTACTGGCGCCTGCGGCGGTCGAACTGGGTGCCGAACTGCGGGCACGCCTGGAACGATCCGACGCCGGCACGGCAGTCGGACGGCGCAAGACGGGCCCGTTCGACTGGCGCCAGGATGAGGAATATCGCCGCCTCCTCGACGCCATGGGTTACGATCCCGCCTCTTTGGACGCCCTGATCGGTACGACGGGCTTCACCGCCGGCGCACTGTCTTCGATGCTTCTGATGCTGGAGCTCGAGGGCGAGGTTGCCTCCCTGCCCGGGAACCGCTATCAGCGTGTGGTCTGA